One Scytonema millei VB511283 DNA window includes the following coding sequences:
- a CDS encoding cation transporting ATPase C-terminal domain-containing protein — protein sequence MFTTRKADIGVAMGQRGMQVAKEAADMVLQDDAFSSIVAAVEQGRAIFNNIRKFTVYLLSDNVGEIIAVTVASLLNAPLPLLPLQILYINVVNDAFPALALGVGEGGTALMQHPPRRAKEPILTRRHWLAIAGYGLIIAATLEAAFIVALTWLSMTQQQAVTVSYKPS from the coding sequence TTGTTTACTACGCGAAAGGCTGATATTGGTGTAGCAATGGGGCAACGGGGAATGCAAGTCGCAAAAGAGGCGGCTGATATGGTGCTTCAGGATGATGCATTTTCGTCCATTGTGGCGGCGGTCGAACAGGGACGAGCGATTTTTAACAATATTCGTAAGTTTACAGTCTATCTGCTCTCTGACAATGTCGGTGAGATTATTGCCGTCACCGTCGCCTCGCTATTGAACGCACCCTTACCACTGCTGCCACTTCAGATTTTATATATCAATGTTGTGAATGATGCCTTTCCCGCGCTGGCGCTTGGTGTCGGAGAAGGCGGAACTGCCTTGATGCAGCATCCACCTCGGCGGGCAAAAGAGCCGATCCTAACGCGCCGTCATTGGTTGGCGATCGCGGGTTATGGTTTAATCATTGCCGCTACTTTAGAAGCTGCCTTTATTGTTGCCCTGACCTGGCTGAGCATGACACAACAGCAAGCCGTCACGGTTTCTTATAAACCCTCCTAA
- a CDS encoding alpha/beta hydrolase: protein MLQKLFTSKLLKSASIASLLLFPATGLQTAVAADRIYATYGAFESSVAIEDLAKFAKTGEIEGGLIDYARRLTPAQLERLRGILTTPVDLSPVAISQFLYSSIGETLLQRLGQLIRTEATLPGFYAIRSALILAAAENRQGFTLLDVLRQFPTNGIRVDLGQSLEIVEELQAVINRTNEAIALVQRQSAAAAIAQQPANFSQLPDLRQRGRFTWTKRTLELYDSSRDRAFIADLYLPNSYLSPPSLTPHSSLLTPVIVISHGLGSDRNSFGYLAQQLASYGFAVAVPEHPNSNAEQLRSLLNGRATAVTPPREFINRPLDVSYLLDVLAQLDRTDSSFALNLQQVGVVGHSYGGYTALALAGAKLNFNQLQQDCENLGETFNLSLLLQCRTLELPRTQYNLRDKRIKAAIAINPIASALFGKAGLSQIKIPVTIASSSDDKVAPALPEQILPFTWLTAQNKYLLLLAGGTHFSAADKSDPGSEPLPIPESVIGPDPSLARRYLGAWSVAFFETYVAGSQQYRPYLSADYARFISQMPLTLSLVQSLPLESLTQ, encoded by the coding sequence GTGTTGCAAAAACTTTTCACCTCAAAACTGCTCAAATCCGCGAGCATTGCATCCTTATTATTATTTCCAGCAACGGGGCTTCAAACCGCAGTCGCAGCCGATCGCATTTACGCGACATACGGTGCTTTTGAAAGTTCGGTGGCGATCGAAGATTTGGCAAAGTTTGCCAAAACAGGCGAAATTGAAGGCGGACTGATCGATTACGCCCGCAGACTCACCCCCGCACAGCTGGAGCGACTGCGAGGTATACTGACTACACCAGTCGATCTGAGTCCGGTAGCAATCTCTCAATTTCTTTACTCCTCAATTGGCGAAACTTTATTACAACGACTGGGACAACTGATTCGGACTGAAGCAACACTTCCAGGATTTTACGCCATTCGCTCGGCTCTGATCTTAGCAGCAGCAGAAAATCGCCAAGGCTTTACCTTACTTGATGTCTTGCGTCAGTTTCCCACGAATGGAATTCGAGTCGATCTGGGGCAAAGTTTAGAAATTGTAGAAGAATTGCAAGCTGTCATCAATCGCACAAACGAAGCGATCGCCCTAGTGCAGAGACAATCAGCTGCCGCTGCGATCGCCCAACAGCCTGCCAATTTCTCCCAGCTACCAGACTTGCGCCAACGAGGAAGATTTACTTGGACGAAACGCACCTTAGAACTTTACGACAGCAGCCGCGATCGCGCCTTTATTGCCGATCTTTATTTACCAAACTCTTACCTCTCGCCTCCTTCCCTCACCCCTCACTCCTCACTCCTCACCCCTGTCATAGTCATCTCTCACGGTTTAGGTTCAGACCGCAACAGCTTTGGATATCTCGCTCAGCAGTTAGCTAGTTATGGTTTTGCCGTTGCCGTTCCCGAACATCCAAATAGCAATGCCGAACAATTGCGATCGCTCCTGAATGGTCGCGCTACTGCCGTTACGCCTCCAAGGGAGTTTATCAATCGTCCGCTGGATGTATCGTATTTGCTCGATGTTTTGGCACAACTCGATCGCACCGATTCATCTTTTGCCCTCAATTTACAACAAGTCGGAGTTGTCGGGCATTCCTATGGTGGTTATACAGCCTTAGCTTTAGCAGGTGCTAAGTTGAATTTCAACCAATTACAACAAGACTGTGAGAATTTGGGCGAGACTTTTAATTTGTCTTTACTGCTCCAGTGTCGGACGCTGGAACTACCGCGCACCCAGTATAATTTGCGAGACAAAAGAATTAAGGCGGCGATCGCGATTAATCCTATTGCCAGCGCCCTTTTTGGTAAAGCTGGTTTAAGTCAAATAAAAATCCCCGTGACAATTGCCAGCAGTAGCGACGATAAAGTTGCACCAGCTTTACCAGAGCAAATTTTGCCCTTTACATGGCTGACTGCTCAGAATAAATATCTCCTTTTACTCGCAGGTGGAACCCATTTTTCCGCTGCCGATAAATCCGATCCAGGTAGCGAACCCTTACCCATTCCCGAATCAGTCATCGGTCCAGATCCGTCCTTGGCTCGTCGCTATCTGGGGGCTTGGAGCGTGGCTTTTTTTGAGACTTACGTAGCAGGTTCGCAGCAATACCGTCCCTATCTGAGTGCTGATTACGCTCGGTTTATCAGTCAAATGCCTTTAACTTTGAGCTTAGTGCAATCTCTACCTTTGGAAAGCCTAACTCAGTAA